A part of Paramisgurnus dabryanus chromosome 15, PD_genome_1.1, whole genome shotgun sequence genomic DNA contains:
- the mcf2lb gene encoding guanine nucleotide exchange factor DBS isoform X1, which translates to MLCSYLLYCSLKSNDASDLKKCYNIFKNYVAEVRYQAMIKGKGMLRKLGKRRPKQGSDFGLPLVPLGQVQNEIMQKESSPLFAADIITELKKQFAFLSGGRGQDGSPIIIFPEFPSFCEIEDQDFRNVLTYLTSVPSLSAAGVGFIVVIDRRRDRWTCLKGTLLRISGWFPANLRLVLVLRPSAILQRTLSDVIFKFHRDDFKVPVIMLNSVDDLHSYIERSQLTQELGGSQNYCHKTWISHRTDLESFAAFVKRMAHRLQTFGRELTETEHPNNLLTASNLLNTHTSKKESLKEEMAGALNLGRKLLENIREPVRRDPDSSLNPDQLENLATVHRLLSQLNESSTAFDDFWLQHQNKLEFYLNLCQFEHNFQQVRTELEQAIDTLNAFSDVGINHAQTEHLLEELTNLEEKTCEVLDRVRSLVAEGKGLIDSCQNVDDSIAVKCSELQTVGDKLTEKLKDKRTMLTRAMELHERLDMVCKWCDDGIYMLASQPLDKCQSQEGAESALSELECYLETANEKQQWDINTVWLEYESILNTELGEQVNRTFEKKASLQEMFERRRVSLKKLAAKQTRPVQPVAPRPESLSSPAHRDHENICTSDDSDRVSCKQVNCDQADRSSRNASVSEQEETLAVLRRHVMNELLETERAYVEELLCVLQGYAAEMDNPSMAPLIPAALQNKKDVLFGNMQEIYNFHKRIFLIELETYTDCPELVGRCFLDWMGELQIYEKYCHNKPRSESLWRQCSDCAFFQECQRKLEHKLGLDSYLLKPVQRITKYQLLLKEMIKYSKGCEGSVELQAALSSILGILKAVNDSMHLIAITGYEGNLADLGRLLMQGSFSVWAEHKRGHVKVMELARFKPMQRHLFLHEKAVLFCKRREESGEGYEKAPSYSFKQELSMRAIGITEHAKGDSKKFEIWSSSRDEVYTVQAASEEVKTIWVTEIRKLLTGQLEACKEASQQKAPDQVTHDTSSTNRSGEVEKQNTEEEKSTEPENTLEPRMTWRTKGSCRSETKPKRQDIRSDPTPLETGSHPDLGGVRWFSTSSLFQNRRRSAHTEYTRWTKGSLSLDASMEHVGYFSAEEQVTSDPEEEKQEKKCENTPLPVRTEEEIQCFEGTEDLEK; encoded by the exons ATGAGATCATGCAGAAGGAGTCCAGTCCCCTCTTCGCTGCTGACATCATCACTGAGCTCAAAAAACAGTTTGCTTTCTTATCAG GGGGAAGAGGACAGGATGGTAGCCCTATTATTATCTTCCCAGAATTCCCTTCATTTTGTGAAATTGAAGATCAGGACTTTCGTAATGTTCTCACCTACCTGACAAGTGTTCCCAG TCTTAGTGCAGCGGGTGTGGGCTTTATCGTAGTGATTGACAGACGTCGAGATCGATGGACTTGTTTAAAGGGGACGTTATTGCGTATCTCA GGATGGTTTCCTGCTAATCTTCGGCTTGTCCTGGTGTTAAGACCCAGTGCCATACTGCAGCGGACGCTGTCTGATGTTATCTTTAAATTCCACAGAGATGACTTTAAGGTGCCG GTCATCATGCTGAACTCAGTGGATGATCTACACTCTTATATTGAGCGGAGTCAGCTGACACAAGAACTTGGTGGCTCTCAAAACTACTGTCACAAGACCTGGATATCACATCGCACC GATCTTGAAAGCTTTGCTGCATTTGTGAAAAGGATGGCTCACAGACTGCAAACGTTCGGGAGGGAACTAACAGAAACAGAACATCCAAACAATCTCCTAACAGCCAGCAATCTGCTGAATACACACACCAGCAAGAAAGAGAGTTTGAAA GAAGAGATGGCAGGAGCTCTTAACCTAGGACGTAAACTTTTGGAGAACATTAGGGAACCTGTGCGTAGAGATCCAGATAGTAGTCTGAACCCTGATCAGCTGGAAAACCTTGCTACAGTGCACAG GCTGTTGTCTCAGTTAAATGAAAGCTCTACAGCATTTGATGACTTCTGGTTACAACATCAAAATAAGTTGGAGTTTTATTTAAATCTCTGCCAGTTTGAGCACAACTTTCAGCAG GTGCGGACGGAGCTGGAGCAAGCAATAGATACGCTAAATGCTTTCTCAGATGTTGGAATAAACCACGCCCAAACAGAACACCTCCTTGAAGAGCTGACCAATCTTGAAGAAAAGACCTGT GAAGTGCTGGACAGAGTTAGATCCCTGGTTGCTGAGGGCAAAGGCttgattgacagctgtcagAATGTTGATGACAGCATTGCAGTCAAATGCAGTGAGCTTCAGACAGTTGGAGATAAACTCACAGAAAAGTTGAAAGACAAGAGGACCATGCTGACACGGGCTATGGAGCTACATGAGAGACTAGACATG GTGTGTAAATGGTGCGATGATGGGATTTACATGCTAGCCTCACAGCCTCTTGACAAGTGCCAATCACAGGAAGGGGCGGAGTCAGCACTGTCAGAACTAGAGTGTTACCTGGAGACAGCCAATGAGAAACAGCAATGGGACATCAACACAGTTTGGCTTGAATATGAGAGCATTCTGAACACTGAACTCGGG GAGCAGGTTAACCgtacatttgagaagaaagccTCACTACAGGAGATGTTTGAGAGGAGGAGGGTTAGTCTAAAGAAACTAGCAGCCAAGCAAACACGTCCAGTACAGCCCGTCGCTCCACGACCGGAGTCACTCTCGTCTCCAG CTCACAGGGATCATGAGAACATCTGTACCAGTGATGACTCAGACAGAGTCTCTTGTAAACAA GTAAACTGTGATCAGGCTGACAGGAGCAGTCGCAATGCCTCTGTATCTGAACAGGAGGAAACTTTGGCTGTGCTTCGCAG GCACGTAATGAATGAGCTATTGGAAACAGAGCGGGCATATGTGGAAGAGcttttgtgtgttttgcag GGCTATGCTGCTGAAATGGACAACCCATCCATGGCTCCCCTAATCCCTGCAGCGCTGCAGAATAAAAAAGATGTGTTATTTGGTAACATGCAGgaaatttataattttcacaaaag AATATTCCTAATTGAACTTGAGACGTATACTGACTGCCCTGAGCTGGTGGGACGCTGCTTTCTGGATTGG ATGGGTGAGCTGCAGATATATGAGAAATACTGTCATAATAAACCACGCTCTGAAAGCCTCTGGAGGCAGTGCTCAGACTGCGCTTTCTTCCAG GAGTGTCAGAGGAAACTTGAGCACAAATTGGGGCTGGACTCCTACTTACTGAAACCTGTGCAGAGGATCACTAAATACCAGCTACTGCTGAAG gaAATGATTAAATACAGTAAAGGCTGTGAGGGGTCAGTGGAGCTGCAGGCAGCTCTTTCATCCATCCTGGGCATCCTGAAGGCTGTAAATGACTCAATGCACCTCATCGCCATCACTGGATACGAG GGTAACCTTGCAGACCTCGGTCGACTGCTGATGCAGGGGTCATTCAGTGTATGGGCAGAGCATAAGAGAGGTCACGTGAAAGTGATGGAGCTTGCGAGGTTCAAGCCCATGCAAAGACACCTGTTCCTGCATGAGAAAGCTGTGCTCTTCTGCAAACGACGAGAGGAGAGTGGGGAGGGATATGAGAAAGCCCCTTCATACAGCTTCAAACAAGAGCTCAGT ATGCGTGCTATTGGAATAACAGAGCATGCTAAAGGGGACAGTAAGAAGTTTGAGATCTGGTCCAGTTCAAGGGATGAGGTTTACACAGTGCAG GCTGCTTCTGAGGAGGTTAAGACCATCTGGGTGACAGAAATACGGAAACTTCTAACAGGTCAACTGGAGGCCTGCAAAG AAGCAAGTCAGCAAAAAGCTCCTGATCAGGTCACCCACGATACCAGCTCAACCAACAG GAGTGGAGAAGTGGAGAAACAGAATACAGAAGAGGAAAAAAGCACAGAACCTGAAAACACTCTAGAACCTCGAATGACATGGAGAACAAAGG GGTCTTGCAGGTCTGAGACAAAACCAAAACGACAGGATATCCGGAGTGACCCTACACCTCTAG AAACAGGGTCACACCCTGACTTGGGCGGAGTCAGGTGGTTCAGTACATCAAGCCTGTTTCAGAACCGTAGGAGAAGTGCACATACTGAGTACACAC GTTGGACTAAAGGATCTCTCTCGCTGGATGCCTCTATGGAGCATGTCGGATACTTTAGTGCTGAGGAGCAGGTGACCTCTGACCCCGAGGAGGAGAAGCAGGAGAAAAAG TGTGAAAATACACCACTGCCTGTGAGGACAGAGGAAGAAATCCAATGTTTTGAGGGGACAGAGGATCTTGAGAAATGa
- the mcf2lb gene encoding guanine nucleotide exchange factor DBS isoform X2, giving the protein MLCSYLLYCSLKSNDASDLKKCYNIFKNYVAEVRYQAMIKGKGMLRKLGKRRPKQGSDFGLPLVPLGQVQNEIMQKESSPLFAADIITELKKQFAFLSGGRGQDGSPIIIFPEFPSFCEIEDQDFRNVLTYLTSVPSLSAAGVGFIVVIDRRRDRWTCLKGTLLRISGWFPANLRLVLVLRPSAILQRTLSDVIFKFHRDDFKVPVIMLNSVDDLHSYIERSQLTQELGGSQNYCHKTWISHRTDLESFAAFVKRMAHRLQTFGRELTETEHPNNLLTASNLLNTHTSKKESLKEEMAGALNLGRKLLENIREPVRRDPDSSLNPDQLENLATVHRLLSQLNESSTAFDDFWLQHQNKLEFYLNLCQFEHNFQQVRTELEQAIDTLNAFSDVGINHAQTEHLLEELTNLEEKTCEVLDRVRSLVAEGKGLIDSCQNVDDSIAVKCSELQTVGDKLTEKLKDKRTMLTRAMELHERLDMVCKWCDDGIYMLASQPLDKCQSQEGAESALSELECYLETANEKQQWDINTVWLEYESILNTELGEQVNRTFEKKASLQEMFERRRVSLKKLAAKQTRPVQPVAPRPESLSSPAHRDHENICTSDDSDRVSCKQVNCDQADRSSRNASVSEQEETLAVLRRHVMNELLETERAYVEELLCVLQGYAAEMDNPSMAPLIPAALQNKKDVLFGNMQEIYNFHKRIFLIELETYTDCPELVGRCFLDWMGELQIYEKYCHNKPRSESLWRQCSDCAFFQECQRKLEHKLGLDSYLLKPVQRITKYQLLLKEMIKYSKGCEGSVELQAALSSILGILKAVNDSMHLIAITGYEGNLADLGRLLMQGSFSVWAEHKRGHVKVMELARFKPMQRHLFLHEKAVLFCKRREESGEGYEKAPSYSFKQELSMRAIGITEHAKGDSKKFEIWSSSRDEVYTVQAASEEVKTIWVTEIRKLLTGQLEACKASQQKAPDQVTHDTSSTNRSGEVEKQNTEEEKSTEPENTLEPRMTWRTKGSCRSETKPKRQDIRSDPTPLETGSHPDLGGVRWFSTSSLFQNRRRSAHTEYTRWTKGSLSLDASMEHVGYFSAEEQVTSDPEEEKQEKKCENTPLPVRTEEEIQCFEGTEDLEK; this is encoded by the exons ATGAGATCATGCAGAAGGAGTCCAGTCCCCTCTTCGCTGCTGACATCATCACTGAGCTCAAAAAACAGTTTGCTTTCTTATCAG GGGGAAGAGGACAGGATGGTAGCCCTATTATTATCTTCCCAGAATTCCCTTCATTTTGTGAAATTGAAGATCAGGACTTTCGTAATGTTCTCACCTACCTGACAAGTGTTCCCAG TCTTAGTGCAGCGGGTGTGGGCTTTATCGTAGTGATTGACAGACGTCGAGATCGATGGACTTGTTTAAAGGGGACGTTATTGCGTATCTCA GGATGGTTTCCTGCTAATCTTCGGCTTGTCCTGGTGTTAAGACCCAGTGCCATACTGCAGCGGACGCTGTCTGATGTTATCTTTAAATTCCACAGAGATGACTTTAAGGTGCCG GTCATCATGCTGAACTCAGTGGATGATCTACACTCTTATATTGAGCGGAGTCAGCTGACACAAGAACTTGGTGGCTCTCAAAACTACTGTCACAAGACCTGGATATCACATCGCACC GATCTTGAAAGCTTTGCTGCATTTGTGAAAAGGATGGCTCACAGACTGCAAACGTTCGGGAGGGAACTAACAGAAACAGAACATCCAAACAATCTCCTAACAGCCAGCAATCTGCTGAATACACACACCAGCAAGAAAGAGAGTTTGAAA GAAGAGATGGCAGGAGCTCTTAACCTAGGACGTAAACTTTTGGAGAACATTAGGGAACCTGTGCGTAGAGATCCAGATAGTAGTCTGAACCCTGATCAGCTGGAAAACCTTGCTACAGTGCACAG GCTGTTGTCTCAGTTAAATGAAAGCTCTACAGCATTTGATGACTTCTGGTTACAACATCAAAATAAGTTGGAGTTTTATTTAAATCTCTGCCAGTTTGAGCACAACTTTCAGCAG GTGCGGACGGAGCTGGAGCAAGCAATAGATACGCTAAATGCTTTCTCAGATGTTGGAATAAACCACGCCCAAACAGAACACCTCCTTGAAGAGCTGACCAATCTTGAAGAAAAGACCTGT GAAGTGCTGGACAGAGTTAGATCCCTGGTTGCTGAGGGCAAAGGCttgattgacagctgtcagAATGTTGATGACAGCATTGCAGTCAAATGCAGTGAGCTTCAGACAGTTGGAGATAAACTCACAGAAAAGTTGAAAGACAAGAGGACCATGCTGACACGGGCTATGGAGCTACATGAGAGACTAGACATG GTGTGTAAATGGTGCGATGATGGGATTTACATGCTAGCCTCACAGCCTCTTGACAAGTGCCAATCACAGGAAGGGGCGGAGTCAGCACTGTCAGAACTAGAGTGTTACCTGGAGACAGCCAATGAGAAACAGCAATGGGACATCAACACAGTTTGGCTTGAATATGAGAGCATTCTGAACACTGAACTCGGG GAGCAGGTTAACCgtacatttgagaagaaagccTCACTACAGGAGATGTTTGAGAGGAGGAGGGTTAGTCTAAAGAAACTAGCAGCCAAGCAAACACGTCCAGTACAGCCCGTCGCTCCACGACCGGAGTCACTCTCGTCTCCAG CTCACAGGGATCATGAGAACATCTGTACCAGTGATGACTCAGACAGAGTCTCTTGTAAACAA GTAAACTGTGATCAGGCTGACAGGAGCAGTCGCAATGCCTCTGTATCTGAACAGGAGGAAACTTTGGCTGTGCTTCGCAG GCACGTAATGAATGAGCTATTGGAAACAGAGCGGGCATATGTGGAAGAGcttttgtgtgttttgcag GGCTATGCTGCTGAAATGGACAACCCATCCATGGCTCCCCTAATCCCTGCAGCGCTGCAGAATAAAAAAGATGTGTTATTTGGTAACATGCAGgaaatttataattttcacaaaag AATATTCCTAATTGAACTTGAGACGTATACTGACTGCCCTGAGCTGGTGGGACGCTGCTTTCTGGATTGG ATGGGTGAGCTGCAGATATATGAGAAATACTGTCATAATAAACCACGCTCTGAAAGCCTCTGGAGGCAGTGCTCAGACTGCGCTTTCTTCCAG GAGTGTCAGAGGAAACTTGAGCACAAATTGGGGCTGGACTCCTACTTACTGAAACCTGTGCAGAGGATCACTAAATACCAGCTACTGCTGAAG gaAATGATTAAATACAGTAAAGGCTGTGAGGGGTCAGTGGAGCTGCAGGCAGCTCTTTCATCCATCCTGGGCATCCTGAAGGCTGTAAATGACTCAATGCACCTCATCGCCATCACTGGATACGAG GGTAACCTTGCAGACCTCGGTCGACTGCTGATGCAGGGGTCATTCAGTGTATGGGCAGAGCATAAGAGAGGTCACGTGAAAGTGATGGAGCTTGCGAGGTTCAAGCCCATGCAAAGACACCTGTTCCTGCATGAGAAAGCTGTGCTCTTCTGCAAACGACGAGAGGAGAGTGGGGAGGGATATGAGAAAGCCCCTTCATACAGCTTCAAACAAGAGCTCAGT ATGCGTGCTATTGGAATAACAGAGCATGCTAAAGGGGACAGTAAGAAGTTTGAGATCTGGTCCAGTTCAAGGGATGAGGTTTACACAGTGCAG GCTGCTTCTGAGGAGGTTAAGACCATCTGGGTGACAGAAATACGGAAACTTCTAACAGGTCAACTGGAGGCCTGCAAAG CAAGTCAGCAAAAAGCTCCTGATCAGGTCACCCACGATACCAGCTCAACCAACAG GAGTGGAGAAGTGGAGAAACAGAATACAGAAGAGGAAAAAAGCACAGAACCTGAAAACACTCTAGAACCTCGAATGACATGGAGAACAAAGG GGTCTTGCAGGTCTGAGACAAAACCAAAACGACAGGATATCCGGAGTGACCCTACACCTCTAG AAACAGGGTCACACCCTGACTTGGGCGGAGTCAGGTGGTTCAGTACATCAAGCCTGTTTCAGAACCGTAGGAGAAGTGCACATACTGAGTACACAC GTTGGACTAAAGGATCTCTCTCGCTGGATGCCTCTATGGAGCATGTCGGATACTTTAGTGCTGAGGAGCAGGTGACCTCTGACCCCGAGGAGGAGAAGCAGGAGAAAAAG TGTGAAAATACACCACTGCCTGTGAGGACAGAGGAAGAAATCCAATGTTTTGAGGGGACAGAGGATCTTGAGAAATGa
- the mcf2lb gene encoding guanine nucleotide exchange factor DBS isoform X3, with product MLCSYLLYCSLKSNDASDLKKCYNIFKNYVAEVRYQAMIKGKGMLRKLGKRRPKQGSDFGLPLVPLGQVQNEIMQKESSPLFAADIITELKKQFAFLSGGRGQDGSPIIIFPEFPSFCEIEDQDFRNVLTYLTSVPSLSAAGVGFIVVIDRRRDRWTCLKGTLLRISGWFPANLRLVLVLRPSAILQRTLSDVIFKFHRDDFKVPVIMLNSVDDLHSYIERSQLTQELGGSQNYCHKTWISHRTDLESFAAFVKRMAHRLQTFGRELTETEHPNNLLTASNLLNTHTSKKESLKEEMAGALNLGRKLLENIREPVRRDPDSSLNPDQLENLATVHRLLSQLNESSTAFDDFWLQHQNKLEFYLNLCQFEHNFQQVRTELEQAIDTLNAFSDVGINHAQTEHLLEELTNLEEKTCEVLDRVRSLVAEGKGLIDSCQNVDDSIAVKCSELQTVGDKLTEKLKDKRTMLTRAMELHERLDMVCKWCDDGIYMLASQPLDKCQSQEGAESALSELECYLETANEKQQWDINTVWLEYESILNTELGEQVNRTFEKKASLQEMFERRRVSLKKLAAKQTRPVQPVAPRPESLSSPAHRDHENICTSDDSDRVSCKQVNCDQADRSSRNASVSEQEETLAVLRRHVMNELLETERAYVEELLCVLQGYAAEMDNPSMAPLIPAALQNKKDVLFGNMQEIYNFHKRIFLIELETYTDCPELVGRCFLDWMGELQIYEKYCHNKPRSESLWRQCSDCAFFQECQRKLEHKLGLDSYLLKPVQRITKYQLLLKEMIKYSKGCEGSVELQAALSSILGILKAVNDSMHLIAITGYEGNLADLGRLLMQGSFSVWAEHKRGHVKVMELARFKPMQRHLFLHEKAVLFCKRREESGEGYEKAPSYSFKQELSMRAIGITEHAKGDSKKFEIWSSSRDEVYTVQAASEEVKTIWVTEIRKLLTGQLEACKEASQQKAPDQVTHDTSSTNRSGEVEKQNTEEEKSTEPENTLEPRMTWRTKGSCRSETKPKRQDIRSDPTPLGSHPDLGGVRWFSTSSLFQNRRRSAHTEYTRWTKGSLSLDASMEHVGYFSAEEQVTSDPEEEKQEKKCENTPLPVRTEEEIQCFEGTEDLEK from the exons ATGAGATCATGCAGAAGGAGTCCAGTCCCCTCTTCGCTGCTGACATCATCACTGAGCTCAAAAAACAGTTTGCTTTCTTATCAG GGGGAAGAGGACAGGATGGTAGCCCTATTATTATCTTCCCAGAATTCCCTTCATTTTGTGAAATTGAAGATCAGGACTTTCGTAATGTTCTCACCTACCTGACAAGTGTTCCCAG TCTTAGTGCAGCGGGTGTGGGCTTTATCGTAGTGATTGACAGACGTCGAGATCGATGGACTTGTTTAAAGGGGACGTTATTGCGTATCTCA GGATGGTTTCCTGCTAATCTTCGGCTTGTCCTGGTGTTAAGACCCAGTGCCATACTGCAGCGGACGCTGTCTGATGTTATCTTTAAATTCCACAGAGATGACTTTAAGGTGCCG GTCATCATGCTGAACTCAGTGGATGATCTACACTCTTATATTGAGCGGAGTCAGCTGACACAAGAACTTGGTGGCTCTCAAAACTACTGTCACAAGACCTGGATATCACATCGCACC GATCTTGAAAGCTTTGCTGCATTTGTGAAAAGGATGGCTCACAGACTGCAAACGTTCGGGAGGGAACTAACAGAAACAGAACATCCAAACAATCTCCTAACAGCCAGCAATCTGCTGAATACACACACCAGCAAGAAAGAGAGTTTGAAA GAAGAGATGGCAGGAGCTCTTAACCTAGGACGTAAACTTTTGGAGAACATTAGGGAACCTGTGCGTAGAGATCCAGATAGTAGTCTGAACCCTGATCAGCTGGAAAACCTTGCTACAGTGCACAG GCTGTTGTCTCAGTTAAATGAAAGCTCTACAGCATTTGATGACTTCTGGTTACAACATCAAAATAAGTTGGAGTTTTATTTAAATCTCTGCCAGTTTGAGCACAACTTTCAGCAG GTGCGGACGGAGCTGGAGCAAGCAATAGATACGCTAAATGCTTTCTCAGATGTTGGAATAAACCACGCCCAAACAGAACACCTCCTTGAAGAGCTGACCAATCTTGAAGAAAAGACCTGT GAAGTGCTGGACAGAGTTAGATCCCTGGTTGCTGAGGGCAAAGGCttgattgacagctgtcagAATGTTGATGACAGCATTGCAGTCAAATGCAGTGAGCTTCAGACAGTTGGAGATAAACTCACAGAAAAGTTGAAAGACAAGAGGACCATGCTGACACGGGCTATGGAGCTACATGAGAGACTAGACATG GTGTGTAAATGGTGCGATGATGGGATTTACATGCTAGCCTCACAGCCTCTTGACAAGTGCCAATCACAGGAAGGGGCGGAGTCAGCACTGTCAGAACTAGAGTGTTACCTGGAGACAGCCAATGAGAAACAGCAATGGGACATCAACACAGTTTGGCTTGAATATGAGAGCATTCTGAACACTGAACTCGGG GAGCAGGTTAACCgtacatttgagaagaaagccTCACTACAGGAGATGTTTGAGAGGAGGAGGGTTAGTCTAAAGAAACTAGCAGCCAAGCAAACACGTCCAGTACAGCCCGTCGCTCCACGACCGGAGTCACTCTCGTCTCCAG CTCACAGGGATCATGAGAACATCTGTACCAGTGATGACTCAGACAGAGTCTCTTGTAAACAA GTAAACTGTGATCAGGCTGACAGGAGCAGTCGCAATGCCTCTGTATCTGAACAGGAGGAAACTTTGGCTGTGCTTCGCAG GCACGTAATGAATGAGCTATTGGAAACAGAGCGGGCATATGTGGAAGAGcttttgtgtgttttgcag GGCTATGCTGCTGAAATGGACAACCCATCCATGGCTCCCCTAATCCCTGCAGCGCTGCAGAATAAAAAAGATGTGTTATTTGGTAACATGCAGgaaatttataattttcacaaaag AATATTCCTAATTGAACTTGAGACGTATACTGACTGCCCTGAGCTGGTGGGACGCTGCTTTCTGGATTGG ATGGGTGAGCTGCAGATATATGAGAAATACTGTCATAATAAACCACGCTCTGAAAGCCTCTGGAGGCAGTGCTCAGACTGCGCTTTCTTCCAG GAGTGTCAGAGGAAACTTGAGCACAAATTGGGGCTGGACTCCTACTTACTGAAACCTGTGCAGAGGATCACTAAATACCAGCTACTGCTGAAG gaAATGATTAAATACAGTAAAGGCTGTGAGGGGTCAGTGGAGCTGCAGGCAGCTCTTTCATCCATCCTGGGCATCCTGAAGGCTGTAAATGACTCAATGCACCTCATCGCCATCACTGGATACGAG GGTAACCTTGCAGACCTCGGTCGACTGCTGATGCAGGGGTCATTCAGTGTATGGGCAGAGCATAAGAGAGGTCACGTGAAAGTGATGGAGCTTGCGAGGTTCAAGCCCATGCAAAGACACCTGTTCCTGCATGAGAAAGCTGTGCTCTTCTGCAAACGACGAGAGGAGAGTGGGGAGGGATATGAGAAAGCCCCTTCATACAGCTTCAAACAAGAGCTCAGT ATGCGTGCTATTGGAATAACAGAGCATGCTAAAGGGGACAGTAAGAAGTTTGAGATCTGGTCCAGTTCAAGGGATGAGGTTTACACAGTGCAG GCTGCTTCTGAGGAGGTTAAGACCATCTGGGTGACAGAAATACGGAAACTTCTAACAGGTCAACTGGAGGCCTGCAAAG AAGCAAGTCAGCAAAAAGCTCCTGATCAGGTCACCCACGATACCAGCTCAACCAACAG GAGTGGAGAAGTGGAGAAACAGAATACAGAAGAGGAAAAAAGCACAGAACCTGAAAACACTCTAGAACCTCGAATGACATGGAGAACAAAGG GGTCTTGCAGGTCTGAGACAAAACCAAAACGACAGGATATCCGGAGTGACCCTACACCTCTAG GGTCACACCCTGACTTGGGCGGAGTCAGGTGGTTCAGTACATCAAGCCTGTTTCAGAACCGTAGGAGAAGTGCACATACTGAGTACACAC GTTGGACTAAAGGATCTCTCTCGCTGGATGCCTCTATGGAGCATGTCGGATACTTTAGTGCTGAGGAGCAGGTGACCTCTGACCCCGAGGAGGAGAAGCAGGAGAAAAAG TGTGAAAATACACCACTGCCTGTGAGGACAGAGGAAGAAATCCAATGTTTTGAGGGGACAGAGGATCTTGAGAAATGa